The sequence CGCATGGACGTGATCGACGAGTTCGATTCGAGCTTCGACTATGTTCATTTCTGGGATCAGGGTATACCTACATGGGGCGGCTCCGGCTCGTTCCTCGGTCAGGATTTCATCGCTGAACATCATGAAGTCGATTGGGGTGCACTGAAGGGGCAGCTCTCGGGCTTCGATCTCGTCATCAACAACCACGTGATGGCAATGCATCCGCTGATCGCGCGGCTGCGCTCGGAAGGCACACGCACGGCCTGCTATCTGCACGTCGTCGACAACACGCCGTTCAAGCGCCCCGCCGGCCAGCCCTTTGCGGCCATCGCCCACGAGCATTGCTACGACGCCTTCCTCACCTGCTCGGAACAACTGAAGTTCTACCTGCACAGCTTCGGCGTGCCGCTCGAAAAGATCTTCGCCGTTCCGAACGGCGCAAGTTTCTCCGTGCCGCCCAAGGTGCTTGCAGATGTGCTGCAGGTGCGGCGGATCGAGCGCAAGGACGACCGGTTGCGCCTGCTCTACATGGGCCGTCTCGACCAGCAGAAAGGCATCGATCGGCTGGCTGCGACGATCTCCGAATTGCGCGCGGCACACGTGTCGTTCGACGCGCGCGCGATCGGTGGCGAGATCCTGGCGGATGCCTCTTTCTCCTGGACGGACCGGCTCAAGGAACTCGGCGTCGATGTGCGTCCACCGGTCTTTGCCAGCCGCGACTTGATCAAGGCGCTCGGATGGGCCGATGTTCTGATCATGCCTTCACGCTGGGAAGGTGCCCCGCTGATGATCGCCGAAGCCCAACAGCTCGGCTGCGTGCCGATCGCAACCGCGGTTGGCGCCGTCGACGAACTGATCGTCGATCGCGAGGACGGCATCCTGATCGATGCCTCCTCCGATCCCCAGGTGGTGCGCGACATGGTCAAGGCGATCGCCGAGGTTTCCCGCGATCGCAACCTGCTGGCTCCGATCATGGAAGGTTGCCTGAGAACAGCGGCGCGCCGCGGCTGGGCGAACTCCTTTTCGGAGTTCCTCGGCTGGTGCGACGGCGCCGTGAACAATTCCTCGCTTTCGCGCGCCAAGGTCATCCGGGCGCGTGAGACATCCAATACCGGCGTCGCAGCTGCAGGCTGATCGACCCGTACGACTTTTCAAAGAGAAGGGACTTACGCATGCGTCCAAGAATCCTCCTGACGGGTATTCCTGGTCATTACACGCGCCTCGCAAACGGCGCGAATGGCCTGTCGGTTTCCTATTCGGAACGGCAAAAACAGCCCGAATCCAAGGACGAGTTTCTTCAGGAGCTTCGCAACATCAGCAACACCGGCAACTACTTGATCGGTGAGGGGGCTCTGCGCGCCATCGCGCCGCACGCCAAGCAGATTCCGTTCTGGCATCTCTACAACGCCCACAAGAACGGCACCGGTTTCGATGAATTCAACAACAACTTCGACATCTGCGTGTTCACCTGCGCCAATCTGTTGCGCAAGGGGCTTTCTGCGGATGCCGAGGCTGATGTCTTGAGCAAGCTCAAGATGCCGATCGTCATGCTCGGTATCGGCCACCAGAACCGCAAGGACCTGGAAACAGGCCTGCCGGAGGGGACGAAGCGCCTGCTCAATGTTCTCAAGGACCGCGAGCACTATTTCCTCACCCGCGGCTACGAAACCGCCGGCTACCTGAAGGACCAGGGATTCAAATACGTCCGGCCAACCGGCTGCCCCTCGGTCTATTTCGCGCCGAGCAACATGCGTGCCTCGATGAAGAAGCTGCCCGACGTCAAGATCGGTCAGGCAAAGACCATCTTCTCGGGCTATCTCGGCGCCAATCACGATTGCATCGTCGATGCGATCGCGCTCAACCCGGAAGGCGCCAAGCCCCAATACATCATCCAGGACGAATTCCTGCACTTCGACATGAAGGTCGAGCCGGATGCCGATGGCAGGGTCTTCGATTCCTGCTCGGGCAAGATGCTCGGCGAGCTCGCTTTCCCGGGCGCTGAGCGCCAGAAGGTCCCCTTCGATGTGCGCACCTTCTTCGATACCAACATGTGGCGCGCCTGGGCCTCGCACATGGACTTCAATTTCGGCCGTCGCTTCCATGGCTCGATCATTGCCATGCAGGCAGGCGTGCCGAGCCTGATGGTGGCCGTCGACGATCGCATGCGCGAAATGCTGGGCTTTACCGGCCTGCCGTCGGTCGACGTCCAGGAGCTCGAAAAGGCGGAAGACCGGGCGGAGTTCGTTGCCAGCCATCTGGCCGGGCTGAACGCATCGGAACTCGTCGATCGCTACTCCGATCGCGAACGCAATTTCCGTACGGTGCTGCGCGAGATCGGCATCGGCCTCTAAACCGTGATGCCTCGGACGCGTTCGATCCGAGGCGCTCAATTCATGATGTTCGGGCGGCACGGTGAGGTTTGCAGATCCGCTTCTTCATGTCGCCCTCCCTCTTCCTCAACTCTGTGGGCCAGTCCACAAACCAGGTGTATCGATGCGTATCCTGCTCACCGGAATCCCTTCCTACCTCCAGCGTACCGTGGCGCGCGTTTCCGGTGCGACGGTGCATCACAAACCCTACTTCGACGATATCCGAAGCAAGAAGGATCTGGTCGACCAGGTCAAGAAGATCGCCAACACGGGCAACTACCTGATCGGTGAGGGCGCAGCTTACGCCTTGCGCGGTCATGACGTGACCTATGTGCCGTTCTGGCATCTGGTCAACAGCCGCGGCGCCAACGATGTCTACGATGCCCTGAACAAGGAATTCGATATGTGCGTGTTCGCTTCGGCGAACCTGCTGCGTCCGGGATACTCGGCCGATCTTGAAGCGGATGTGTTCGAGAAGCTGAAGATGCCGGTGCTGGTGATGGGTATTGGTATCCAGAAGCGCGAAGGTCTGAAAGAAAATCTGCCGGCCGGCACGTTGCGGTTCCTCGAGGTGTTGAAGCAGAAGGAAAGCTTCTTCCTGACCCGCGGCTATTTCACCGCCGAGTTCCTGAGGGCGGAGGGCATGAAGTTCGTCAAGCCGACCGGCTGCCCGTCGCTCTTCTTCGCTCCCAACGAGATGCGCCACTCCTTGACGTCGCTTGCGAACGCCGACCTTGCCTCGGCACAGAAGCTCGCGCTCGGCGGCTATCTCGGCAGCGTTGCCGACACCATCGTCGATGCCCACGCGCTCCTGAAGCCCGAGAGCGTGGCAAGCTACGTCATCCAGGACGAGATCGTTGCCTATAACCTGACGCTTCCAGTCGATGACAACGCGCCGGTTTATGACCGCTCCAGCGGCCGCATCACCGGCAAGACCGAATACAAGCATCAGGAGAAGTGGCAGCGGCAGAACGAACTGATGGTGTTCTTCGACACCAACCAGTGGCGCGCCTGGTCTTCCACCCGGGATCTCTGCATAGGCCGGCGTTTTCATGGCTGCGTCATCGGCATGCAGGCGGGCACGCCCTCGCTGATGATCGCCGTCGACGACCGCATGCGCGAGATGCTCGAATTCATCGGCTTTCCCTATATCGAGGCGGGCGTCTGGAATCGTGAGGTGGACAAGAAGGCGCATCTCGCCAGCTTCCTGTCGAAGATCGACGCGCAGGCGGTTACCGAGCGCTATTCGGCATGCGAGGCGAACTTCCAAAGTGCGCTTAAACAGGTTGGCATTTAATCTGCCCCTGACACGGGCGGCGCCCTTGGCGCTGCTCCTTGCCGCCCTGGTCTCCTGGGCGGCGCTTTCGCATGGAGCTCCGACGTGGGCGGGCGAGGCTGCAGCTGCACGCTACGGCGTCAACCGACTCAATCTCGCCTGGCTGGAGCGCGCGGATCAGGAACGCATCCTTCGCGAAATTGCCGACAGCGGCGCGACGCATGTGCGGCTATCGTTGTCGCGCCCCGTCGACAAAAGCATCGACGCGCTGGAGATTGCCAACCGGCTGGGTCTGCGGATCCTGCTCGAAATCCAGCTGTCGAACAAAAGCTATTATCCGGACAGCGTTCGCCCGCGCACCGGCTTCGGGCGCATCTGGGATATCAACCGGTTGTCCGATTTGGACCTTGATGGTTACCGCGCCGGCCTGGCGTCAGCACTTAAACGCATCGATGCCCTTGGCATCCGTCTGGAAGCGGTAGAACCCGGAAACGAGATCAACCTCGCCGGCTATAACGGCGACCTCGCCGTCTACGAGAAGCCGGGCCAAGCGACGCCGCGACATCTCGGCGAACTCAAGGATCCCCAGGCGTTCGAGAAGGGTCTCGACAACTACGTCGCGGCGCTGAAGGTCACCCGCGACGCCGTTCAGGCGAGCGCCAACAGCAAGGCGATCATCGTCTCCGCCGGGCTTTCCGACATGGGGGCCAAGGAAGCGGACCGGCAAGGAATGGAGCGGCTGGACCCGGGCGAGGTGATTGCCCTTTTGAAGGCTCGGGGCATGGATAAACTCGTCGATGCATATGGCATTCACATCTATCCGGCGCGCAAGGATAAGGCGGCGATCACGTCGATCGTCACCAGACTCCTCGATTTCTGCGCGCCCGCCGACCGGGGACGGCCGTGCTGGGTGACGGAATGGGGGATTGCAAACACGGCGCGCAGTTGCCCCCTCGACGATCGTGAACGCGAAGGGGCGATGTCGGCCATGCGGACGGTCTTCGAGCGGTTTGCCGCGGAAAAACGCCTGGATGCCGCCTACTACTATGATTGGGACACCCAGCAGAATTACCGGTTATGGCGCTGCGGTGCGCTAAGCCCGGCCGGCGTACTCGCGATCGAACCGGCCAAGGACGATTGACAACCGCATAGGTCGCGCGGGCCGAAGCGTTCCTTCTCGGATCAGCGCCGCGTTGCGCGGCTCGTCGCCGGCTCAAGCCCCTTGCCGCGGTAGGTGACGGGAATGCCGAGTTCCTCGTGGGTCTTAGCCAGCGTTTCCAGCCACGTCGCCAGTTCCTCCGGCACCTTTTCGTCTCCGGTCTCCATCGCCTCGATCCATGCCAGGTTGCAGTGGAGGGCGCTTGCCAGATTGATCGGCGTCCAACGAAGAACGAGAAGGCATTGGGTGAAACGGGCGGGTGTCATCGGTCGTGCTCAAGGTTGCATGTGGAATGGATGAAGCAGGCTTTACACGTCGAAATAAGTCAAGGTGATGACTTGCCGCGGCCAAAAGCCGTGATCTTTTCGTGAGTTAGAATTGATTGGGCAAAATGCCGCAGCGCAGCATGCGTTTGGCGCCTTTCACACGGCATTTGCCGGGAACGCCTGGAACCGATTGCCGCGCCCAAGGAGCCGAATCGGCGAAAATACGGCACTGACTGTCGCTCAGCAGGGGGTTCTCTGCCCCGAACCGGTGCGAATCGCGCGCCTTTGAGGTTGAATGGCCGCAAGCTCCGAGGACCGATTCGGTCCTGGACAAAGCGCTGAGGCGATCAACCGTTGCATGCACCCCTCTACCAGACCGCGATCAACATCGCCGCGAAGGCCGCGTTCTATCTGTCGCTCGCGATGTTGCTGCCGGCCGCCGTCGATCTGTTCTATGGCCATCCCA comes from Ensifer sp. PDNC004 and encodes:
- a CDS encoding polysaccharide pyruvyl transferase family protein, which codes for MRPRILLTGIPGHYTRLANGANGLSVSYSERQKQPESKDEFLQELRNISNTGNYLIGEGALRAIAPHAKQIPFWHLYNAHKNGTGFDEFNNNFDICVFTCANLLRKGLSADAEADVLSKLKMPIVMLGIGHQNRKDLETGLPEGTKRLLNVLKDREHYFLTRGYETAGYLKDQGFKYVRPTGCPSVYFAPSNMRASMKKLPDVKIGQAKTIFSGYLGANHDCIVDAIALNPEGAKPQYIIQDEFLHFDMKVEPDADGRVFDSCSGKMLGELAFPGAERQKVPFDVRTFFDTNMWRAWASHMDFNFGRRFHGSIIAMQAGVPSLMVAVDDRMREMLGFTGLPSVDVQELEKAEDRAEFVASHLAGLNASELVDRYSDRERNFRTVLREIGIGL
- a CDS encoding polysaccharide pyruvyl transferase family protein, which translates into the protein MRILLTGIPSYLQRTVARVSGATVHHKPYFDDIRSKKDLVDQVKKIANTGNYLIGEGAAYALRGHDVTYVPFWHLVNSRGANDVYDALNKEFDMCVFASANLLRPGYSADLEADVFEKLKMPVLVMGIGIQKREGLKENLPAGTLRFLEVLKQKESFFLTRGYFTAEFLRAEGMKFVKPTGCPSLFFAPNEMRHSLTSLANADLASAQKLALGGYLGSVADTIVDAHALLKPESVASYVIQDEIVAYNLTLPVDDNAPVYDRSSGRITGKTEYKHQEKWQRQNELMVFFDTNQWRAWSSTRDLCIGRRFHGCVIGMQAGTPSLMIAVDDRMREMLEFIGFPYIEAGVWNREVDKKAHLASFLSKIDAQAVTERYSACEANFQSALKQVGI
- a CDS encoding glycoside hydrolase; translated protein: MVSWAALSHGAPTWAGEAAAARYGVNRLNLAWLERADQERILREIADSGATHVRLSLSRPVDKSIDALEIANRLGLRILLEIQLSNKSYYPDSVRPRTGFGRIWDINRLSDLDLDGYRAGLASALKRIDALGIRLEAVEPGNEINLAGYNGDLAVYEKPGQATPRHLGELKDPQAFEKGLDNYVAALKVTRDAVQASANSKAIIVSAGLSDMGAKEADRQGMERLDPGEVIALLKARGMDKLVDAYGIHIYPARKDKAAITSIVTRLLDFCAPADRGRPCWVTEWGIANTARSCPLDDREREGAMSAMRTVFERFAAEKRLDAAYYYDWDTQQNYRLWRCGALSPAGVLAIEPAKDD